The genomic region acacacactgcaccccttacacattgcaacactcacacacaccactactcctatgccctactacagccccatttcccagcagaccttaggtaagttgtcaaactgttcttaaacggtttgactacttactctgggagggagtCCTGGCACAATAATCTACAAGTctccctcccgagatcaggctctggatctgccacttTTCATTTAGGGCACAATAATCTATTAGTGCCCCTCTctgcctgatctcgggaggggcacttgtagattattgtGCCCTAAATGAAAACGCGGTGgatggacctagtgtcctcccccccccggtccccacccctgagcggcaagtggggaccctaaataataataagaaggggACCTATTGATCTGCCCTTGGCCCCCACCACTAAGCgtcgtgtgggggccctaaataacaataaagggggaatctattgtcccccccggcccccacgcctgagcagcaggtgggggccctaaataaatcttctttttttcagccccaaaaaagggcaaataaaaatccataatacccgttgcactttgaaataaaataaaaaaacttgagCGCAAAAAGAAAcctgacaaaaaacaaaaacccaacgCTAAAGCAGTAATCGATCTTGCCCCATGGAGGACATGGTGTAGACTGAGCTATAGTTATAAAGTTATAAAgtcttcccacaccctgcaattaggcttatagcactctgattggttgattccaagccaaccaataacagtgctctgagagttaaatgaagagactgacaggtaagtttctacatttacctgtcacagcactttgaTTGGGTGACTTGAAATGGATTACTTTTttagcgtcaggtttttttttttgtctgatattttttttggcgctctgttatggatttttatttggccttttttggggctgaaaaaagaagattttagaaagaaGAAGATATCAAATGGTAGGTAggtctttattaaataaaaattgggtaggggggtgacaaggggcttggggacccctagtcacctgtagGGGGTATTTACACTTAGCCCCCACCAGTCACctatgggtgggggccagtggagaGGAATATAGGTCCCCtcctcttattgttatttagggcccccacccaccactgagtggtgggggccaggggggaggaaaataggtcccccccacattttcatttagggcccccatccgccgctcaggggtgggggccagcgggaggacaaaaggtcccccacttattgttatttagggcccccagctgccgctcagggctgggggctggaggggaggaAAATAGATGTTCCCCCcatattttcatttagggcccccacccgcagctcaggggtgtgggccgagggggaggagaataggttccccccccttattgttatttagggcaccAACCCACCActtaggtgtgggggccgggggtgaggacaataggtccctgccCACAGTTACattgagggcccccacccgctgctcaggggtgggagccagggggaaggacaatagtccaccccccttattataatttagggccccttcTCGCCGCTCATGGATGGGAGccatggggaggacaataggtgtgtcccccccccccccgttttcatttagggcccccacctgctgctcattggtggggccggggggagggcaatggtcccccccattttaatttagggccccaacctgccgctcatgggtgggggctgggggggacacaataggtgccccccattgtcctttagggcccccacccgcggtTTAGatttgggggcaggggggggcaataggtcccccattcagtttaatagcccccactcgcaaGGCACAaatgggggctcgggagggggataataattattttttatttctttttttaacagtgaggagCCACAGGCGTCTCATTGTTTTCTAGACATGCCAGTACttgcggcatagcgagtaggggcaaaatttactcatactaagtaatctttacttagtattagtaaatttggctgaaagaccaatttaggtctttcagccttttagtagatagctgcctaataccgtgggaattagggagctatctactaagcagctgtaAGATGCAGCCAcgatcggatcggaatttcattcattcaaatgaaattctgatccaaacaaagtcccgaatttgtCCTAACACAAACTCGCGCAGCACAGATGGGGGCTCGGGATGggatattagttttttgtttttttttacagtgaggagccacaggcttctcactgtttactagacatgcccctactcgcgccatagccaatttaggtctttcagccttttggtagatagctccctaataccattagggagctatctactaagcggctgcaaatttcaaatgaaattctgatccaaacaaagtcccgaatcctaacacgaatggagaaactgtcctCATTCTGTTAGAACGAAATCcggtagttttgccggcgttctgtctaatactgggaatactgacaggaagcattacgagatcacggaggaaaggtaagaattgtgggaaaattgctttgaccacaggaaacagaacacactttgttcctccgctggtcaaagccGGTTAAGCGTAGGAAACctgtataagacaaagtagtccctactttgtcttatgttttaaagaaaactagagcagacaggaagaaatgaagaacagattctaacagagggagagaagaggaatcgattaaagaaaggtaagttcggcatgacagtgctgctttaaagccttttttgtcctttaGAAATcggtatatgatatatattagtAAATGAAAAAGATGGAATTTGTGGGTGAACACATAGCAAAAATTGTTTGTTtcactaaagggttaaacaaGCTATCAATATATCAAAGCTAAATAAAAGCGCCTGTTTTGGAAGAAAACTGTAATTAAATAGACAGTTTCAATGCAACTAGAGTCAACAAAGGGTTACTTGTTTATATACAGTCTGGAAATGTTGACTTCTGTTACTGGACATTTTAACTTAAATTACATGTCTTTTAACATGAACATTCTACACACAAAgaagcactgtattttttttttttttttatcttttagcaCTCTGGGACTCTAACAGTTATTCAGCTGTCGTATTGGTTACACTGTGGGCGTATCCTACACAGAGATGTGTTTAGGATTCCAAAGCTTCCAGCAGAACAGTAACCAGTCGGACTGATTGCTGAAAGCACAAGTCATCTTGGTCTCTAAACCATGTCGCTCTTTATTTTAACCTTCCAGCTGATCCTATACCTTCTCGCATTTCCTATTTACGTACTTAACTTTCTAGGAATTTGGGATAAAATCATTAAGAAAGTATTCCCTGCCCTTCTATTCAGATTAaccaaaatgtataataaatctATGGAGGGCATTAAAAGGGATCTCTTCAGCAACCTTTCTGACTTTGAAAATGCTTCGAAGGAGATCAATCTGCTAGAAATCGGCTGCGGCACAGGGGCCAACTTCAAATTCTACCCAAATGGCTGCAAAATAACCTGCCTCGACCTGAACCCAAATTTCCAATCATATTTGAGCAAAAGCCAAGCCGAAAGTGACCATCTGAAGTTTGAAGGTTTTGTGGTGGCTTCTGCAGACAACATGAGCCCAGTGCCCGATGCCTCTATGGATGTGGTGGTCTGCACCCTGTTAGTGTGTTCAGTACCAAACACACCAAAGATCCTGGACGAGGTCTGGAGAGTTCTCAAGCCTGTAAGTTGTACATTATTTGTTGTAACTGTGGCTATATCTGTGCCTGGTGCTGTTGAAAGGCTGATGGCCTCTTTCATCTGCAAACTAAAAATTGTAGCTCTGATCCTTCCCAGTAGTAGACTGCCATAGCTCTGTAAtcaaatataaacacacataatgAAGCCCAGTgcttaaactcccactactcttgggcagcagcTGCACCCTATCCCAATGCCCATTTAAATAGTAGGAGATTTTTTGGACTATGCAAATGGCCATTAAAATGGAAGTTCACCTGCCCCGTACTGTGGTGCaataacagatacaatttgtattttAAGGACTTCTTTAGCTTTGTATGTTATTTGCTTAGTTGTACACTGTCCATTTAACATGAACGTTGTAAATGCATAAAAGATAGAGGTAGGAACAGTATTTTAGCATATTTGTTACCAGGAAGCAACAGAGGAGACCAATATTGCTTTACAAGCTGTCAGTATCTTTTTGGTCAAGAGGCTGCTATCGTGTATGATACTAGGAGTGTGATAGAATGTGGAACTGCACCAGTTCTTCCTCTGACAACAGTTTTCACTTCAGCGATACTCATCTGATGGGTCAGATATTGATAGGTACCTGCATGGAATGTTATAAAGACAAGGAGTTAAGGAatcatttttgtattttctttattatgCGTATTACTTGCAGAAAGCAATAATTTCACTTTGAGGCTGTATTCAGTTAAATTGTAAATGTCTCTAGTGTTTAACACTCTATCTTAAGGCCCTAAGGTGAAGATAGAGAACGTCTGTATGGGGTTCTCATGGCTACTTGAGACCTAGGTGACAGAGGTGGGGCAGCATTTTTCCACTCTACCTGTTGTGAATTGGGCCCAGTGGACTTTTCGCCCTAAATAGGGTTACAAATGCCATCCCCTTTAGATATTGCTGCCTAAATCAGCCACCAATATGGTACTAGCATTTTGTGGCCTACATGCTGCATTCTATATACCCTTTCTCTGAGGCCCAGAAATGTAGGGTGGTGttgagggaaggcaagaaagaggAACAGCAGGAAAAAGACAGGGAGAGATTTGGGAAGACATATAGGGAAAGCTTGACGTAGAGAAGAAGACAGTGAGAGCTATCTGTTGCAAAATCCCTACAGACAAGCGATATGTTGTTTCCTTGCTATGTTTTGGCATCGGTACTCTAATTTTGTGCCCAACTCACGAACGGATTACTTTCACCTATTCGTTAAACGAACAACGGACCACCcggtccctggcgtgtgccgccacttaaccccggtcacctttctaacaaccgaacggccgaccaccctGCGAGGGGAGTGTGTCTCCAATTGATCGCCCAGAgagttgcggtctgcggttaaccgcaacttaATTGACGGCCTCAGGGCATTACCGTTCGTGCCTCATCTCCCGATACTCAAACTACCGAAAGGGTCACGAACAGGGACCACCTACagcctggcgtgtggcctcaattagaacgttgcggttaaccgcaggttaagtacccccttcACGGCGGTCTATGTTTGTCTCCCGAACAACTGAAACATCCAGTAATAGAGCGGGGATTCGCACCCAACTCTGGTCGTTACTCGTTCCATGAGTTTGATGTCGAGGTCCTGCTGCCTATTGACTCACTTAAAAACATTGCTGCCATCTCAAGCTCGGGACGAAAGATACGAACGGACTTTGTAACGAGGAAACCAAGCGTATAGTTCATGGATTTTGGGCGCTCTTCGGTTAACTATTTCGCCCAGACCGGGGCTACAGAATGATTAGTGGGAGACACGAATTATATCTGAAAATGttgaagttatgtatttttaacctgttttttATGTGGCAATAAAACGTGgtattttgggcgcttggagataattgtattgtcataactgttggattcattatctccaagctgggcggtaacaaaTTCAAACGATACATTTCATTCTTATTGGTTGTTCACTTGTATTGTctctgtatcccatcaggtccagagggggttgtccctggacctgagattttgcataaataccgatacctgtgtgccattaaagccagttcttgcttgaccttcaaatcgcagcctcaactcgttttgtggggaatagagtatcctagctgtactatagctagtgggattgttctacatttacaggattctTCTGGTTGACTAGCTGAAgcggcctctctctctctctctctctctctgcatttgggatccagactatccaagcggtccagcttccagctagcctgggggtAACCGTAACACTATGCTTTTCATAGGATTCACATATTAATTAAATTGACCACAGCATTTACATATTACCTAAATTGCCCACAGCATTCATGTGCTGCTTGCactgccttttatttatttatttataaaatattttaccaggaaagatacattgagattttctcGTTTtcgtcctgggtccacaaaacatttcatcgatacaatagggtacaataaaatacaaaaacaaaacatccgccaggaagcataggaactgagaaagGGTCTGTGGtctccacctgcagaaccactcctttattgggggtgttttgctaattgcctataatttccacctgttgtctatcccatttgcacaacagcatgttaaattgattgtcactcagcgTTGCTTcccaagtggacagtttgatttcacagaagtgtgattgacttggagttacattgtgttgtttaagtgttccctttattttttttgagcagtgtatataatcaaccatgacaggtgcattctgttttgaggtatgtagagaggaatctcttaaaggattttaggcctggggaagatttgaaattgtgctggaggtcgttccataattgccatgctctgtaggaaaaggagaatTGGGCTTCTTTCTTTTTGTGtagaggtagactaaataaagtgctggtactgaatCGGAGGTTATAgtaagtgggaacagccggggagagcattctgctctggtagggtgggagcttcccagaaaagcttttAAACACAAGCATGACAGCCAGTTTacttcttttagcatgtcacaatggtgggtcatataattacattgtagcacaaagcggcagaacgagttatacaattttattaaggtgggtttgcggtgc from Pelobates fuscus isolate aPelFus1 chromosome 1, aPelFus1.pri, whole genome shotgun sequence harbors:
- the LOC134596741 gene encoding thiol S-methyltransferase TMT1A-like, which codes for MSLFILTFQLILYLLAFPIYVLNFLGIWDKIIKKVFPALLFRLTKMYNKSMEGIKRDLFSNLSDFENASKEINLLEIGCGTGANFKFYPNGCKITCLDLNPNFQSYLSKSQAESDHLKFEGFVVASADNMSPVPDASMDVVVCTLLVCSVPNTPKILDEVWRVLKPGGAFYFLEHVASTDDSTLVSYLQRILNPTWRLCLDGCDLRKTTWKDLEKAKFSELKLRHIQAPNVIKPITPHIVGYAIK